One Desulfobacterales bacterium genomic region harbors:
- the tgt gene encoding tRNA guanosine(34) transglycosylase Tgt — MRPVSPFTLHNRSSECAARRGQVTTPHGIFQTPVFMPVGTRATVKAMTPEDLKEVGAEIILGNTYHLFVRPGHELIRELGGLHRFMHWDQPMLTDSGGFQIFSLRDLAKITEQGASFKSHLDGSSLFLSPEGAIAVQEALGADIMMALDTCIPYPAGREETIRATELTSRWARRCQEARSSTGQLLFGIVQGGMYQDLRARAVEELVEIGFDGYALGGLSVGEPRELMQEITGATVALLPQDHPIYLMGVGRPEDLVEGVFQGVDMFDCVMPTRNARNGMLFTSTGRVVIKNAQYRNDPRPVDEECACYTCRNYSRAYLRHLYMSGEILANHLNTVHNLACYTRLIREMRQAIEEDRFLRFRRDFYNNREQS, encoded by the coding sequence ATGAGACCTGTCTCTCCCTTTACCCTCCATAACCGCTCCTCGGAATGCGCGGCCCGCCGGGGCCAGGTAACCACCCCGCACGGCATATTCCAGACCCCGGTCTTCATGCCGGTGGGCACCCGGGCCACGGTCAAGGCGATGACCCCGGAAGACCTGAAAGAGGTGGGCGCGGAGATCATCCTCGGCAACACCTACCACCTCTTTGTCCGGCCCGGCCACGAGCTGATCCGCGAGCTGGGCGGTCTGCACCGGTTCATGCACTGGGACCAACCGATGCTCACCGATTCCGGTGGGTTCCAGATTTTTTCGTTACGGGACCTGGCCAAGATCACCGAGCAGGGCGCCTCCTTTAAATCGCACCTGGACGGCAGCAGCCTGTTTCTGAGCCCGGAAGGGGCAATAGCGGTCCAGGAGGCCCTGGGCGCGGACATCATGATGGCGCTCGATACCTGCATCCCCTATCCGGCCGGCCGGGAGGAGACCATCCGGGCCACTGAACTGACTTCCCGCTGGGCCCGGCGCTGCCAAGAGGCCCGCTCTTCCACCGGCCAGCTGCTGTTCGGCATCGTCCAGGGCGGAATGTACCAGGACCTGCGGGCCCGGGCAGTGGAGGAATTGGTGGAAATCGGCTTTGACGGCTACGCCCTGGGCGGCCTGAGCGTGGGCGAGCCCCGGGAGCTGATGCAGGAGATCACCGGGGCCACGGTCGCATTACTGCCCCAGGACCACCCCATCTACCTGATGGGGGTGGGCCGGCCCGAGGACCTGGTGGAGGGGGTGTTCCAGGGGGTGGATATGTTCGACTGCGTGATGCCCACCCGCAACGCCCGTAATGGAATGCTCTTTACATCCACGGGCAGAGTTGTTATAAAAAATGCGCAATACCGTAACGATCCGCGGCCAGTGGACGAGGAGTGCGCCTGTTACACCTGCCGCAACTATTCCCGGGCCTATCTCAGGCACCTCTACATGTCCGGAGAGATCCTTGCCAACCACCTGAACACTGTCCACAACCTGGCCTGTTACACCCGGTTGATACGGGAGATGCGGCAGGCAATCGAAGAGGACCGGTTCCTGCGGTTCAGAAGGGATTTTTACAACAACCGGGAACAGTCATGA
- a CDS encoding U32 family peptidase, whose product MRKIPELLAPAGSFEKMVVAIHYGADAVYCGTDSYSLRAHAGNFTIDQLAEAVSYAHGRAVKLYVAVNIFAREGDFAELDPYLLALAEMGVDGLIISDPGVLVRARELVPRLRVHLSTQANVTNSRSARFWNQQGAARLNLARELSIAEIRAIAERLADEKNLLELEMFVHGALCISWSGRCLLSRYLTGRDANQGDCAQPCRYSYALVEEKRPGQYFPIKEDSRGSYIMNSKDLCLLRRLPELCGINNVNSLKIEGRMKSVFYVGGVVRVYRAALDYIAAARAAGESLARIRLPEDFFIEIEKIGTRGHTENFADGAPAAGGMLYQGPRLAQGMEPAGIVLARESDKKLRVGVRNQLAAGEKLKYLGPGLESETLTINRLVSESGDMVDQAHPGTRVILETARPFSALVAKNGLLTKT is encoded by the coding sequence ATGAGAAAAATCCCCGAACTGCTGGCCCCGGCCGGCAGTTTTGAAAAAATGGTTGTCGCGATTCATTACGGCGCTGATGCGGTTTACTGCGGCACCGACAGCTACAGCCTCCGGGCCCATGCCGGCAACTTTACCATCGACCAGCTGGCCGAGGCGGTATCCTACGCCCATGGCCGGGCGGTCAAGCTCTATGTGGCAGTCAATATCTTTGCCCGGGAAGGCGATTTCGCCGAGCTTGACCCCTATCTCCTGGCCCTGGCTGAAATGGGGGTGGACGGGCTGATCATCTCCGACCCCGGGGTCCTGGTCCGGGCCCGGGAGCTTGTCCCCCGGCTCCGGGTGCATCTCTCCACCCAGGCCAATGTGACCAACAGCCGCAGCGCCCGGTTCTGGAACCAGCAGGGCGCGGCCCGGCTCAACCTGGCCCGGGAACTGTCCATTGCCGAGATCAGGGCCATAGCCGAGCGGCTGGCCGATGAAAAGAATCTGCTTGAGCTGGAGATGTTTGTCCACGGCGCCCTCTGTATCTCCTGGTCGGGCCGCTGCCTGTTGAGCCGCTATCTCACCGGCCGGGACGCCAACCAGGGCGACTGCGCCCAGCCCTGCCGCTATTCCTACGCCCTGGTCGAGGAGAAGCGGCCGGGCCAATACTTTCCCATCAAGGAAGATAGCCGCGGCTCCTACATCATGAACAGCAAGGATCTCTGCCTGCTCAGGCGGCTGCCCGAGTTATGCGGGATCAATAATGTGAACAGCCTCAAGATCGAGGGGCGGATGAAGAGCGTTTTTTATGTGGGCGGCGTGGTCCGGGTCTACCGGGCCGCCCTGGATTATATCGCTGCCGCCCGCGCCGCCGGTGAGTCCTTGGCGCGGATCAGGCTGCCGGAGGATTTTTTTATTGAGATCGAGAAGATCGGCACCCGGGGCCATACCGAGAACTTTGCCGACGGCGCACCCGCGGCAGGGGGGATGCTGTACCAAGGCCCGCGCCTGGCCCAGGGCATGGAGCCGGCCGGGATCGTCCTGGCCCGGGAGAGCGATAAAAAGCTCCGGGTCGGGGTGCGCAACCAGCTGGCTGCGGGTGAGAAGCTGAAGTACCTGGGCCCGGGCCTGGAGAGTGAAACCCTGACCATCAACCGGCTGGTCAGCGAGAGCGGTGATATGGTGGACCAGGCCCATCCCGGCACCAGGGTGATTCTGGAAACAGCAAGGCCGTTCTCCGCCCTGGTGGCGAAAAACGGCCTTTTAACAAAAACTTGA
- the mnmA gene encoding tRNA 2-thiouridine(34) synthase MnmA, translating into MSSNKNQSIGVAMSGGVDSSVTAALLKNEGYQVRGFFMNLGQPDLAAQVDRVRQVADRLKVELFVIDLADAFQQEVLDYFRDSYFTGRTPNPCMVCNREIKFGRLLQTILGRGPRLMATGHYARLEFNSQDHPMLRRGVDPKKDQSYFLARLTPEQLINIRFPLGEYTKQYVYLLAAELGLAGVHGRESQDVCFLKGKDLAGFLNTGAHPPAGMILDRSGQELGRHQGIHAYTVGQRRGLGLPDATPYYVLAIDPARNAVIVGKEEDLWQKELTVTTVNWLVPEPPVLPREYLVRIRYRHQPDPAVLFPGPDGQLTIRFKEPQRAVTPGQFAVFYDDDRVIGSSEII; encoded by the coding sequence ATGAGCAGCAACAAGAACCAGAGTATAGGCGTTGCCATGAGCGGCGGGGTGGATTCCTCGGTGACCGCCGCGCTGCTCAAGAACGAGGGCTACCAGGTCCGGGGCTTTTTCATGAACCTGGGCCAGCCCGACCTGGCGGCCCAGGTGGACCGGGTCCGGCAGGTGGCGGACCGGCTCAAGGTGGAGCTTTTCGTAATCGACCTGGCCGATGCCTTTCAGCAGGAGGTGCTCGACTATTTCCGGGACAGCTATTTTACCGGCCGCACCCCCAACCCCTGCATGGTCTGCAACCGGGAGATCAAATTCGGCCGGCTTTTGCAAACGATCCTGGGCCGCGGTCCGCGGCTGATGGCCACCGGCCACTATGCCCGGCTGGAGTTTAATTCCCAGGACCACCCCATGCTCCGCCGGGGCGTGGACCCGAAAAAGGACCAGTCCTACTTTCTCGCCCGGCTCACCCCGGAGCAGCTGATAAACATCCGCTTTCCCCTGGGCGAATATACCAAACAGTATGTCTACCTGCTGGCCGCGGAACTGGGCCTGGCCGGGGTACACGGCCGGGAGAGCCAGGACGTCTGTTTCCTCAAGGGAAAAGACCTGGCCGGGTTTCTGAATACCGGCGCCCATCCCCCTGCCGGCATGATTCTCGACCGGTCCGGTCAGGAGCTGGGCCGCCACCAGGGAATCCACGCCTATACCGTGGGCCAGCGCCGGGGCCTGGGGCTGCCCGATGCCACCCCCTACTATGTGCTTGCTATTGACCCGGCACGAAACGCGGTGATCGTGGGCAAAGAGGAGGATCTCTGGCAGAAGGAGCTGACGGTCACCACGGTGAACTGGCTGGTACCCGAGCCGCCCGTGCTTCCCAGAGAGTACCTGGTCCGGATCCGCTACCGCCACCAGCCCGACCCGGCCGTGCTCTTCCCAGGCCCCGACGGCCAATTAACCATCCGTTTTAAGGAGCCCCAGCGGGCCGTGACCCCGGGCCAGTTCGCGGTCTTCTATGATGATGACCGGGTGATCGGCAGCAGCGAGATTATCTGA
- the rph gene encoding ribonuclease PH — protein MRNNQRGNDELRAFSIERGFQPWADGSVLIRMGHTHVNCAVTVEESVPPFLKDSGQGWITAEYGMLPCATHSRTSREAVRGRSGRTFEVQRLIGRSLRMMVDLGTLGPRTLRVDCDVLRADGGTRTAAITGSALAIHDALIGLKARGLLAEMPEITPVAAVSAGMVDAQPLLDLDYSEDSRAEADANFVMTRGGRLIEVQCTAEGQPLSRAQFDQLFVLAEQGIARLFSLWRNQDKR, from the coding sequence ATGCGGAATAATCAGCGGGGCAATGATGAGCTGCGGGCCTTCTCCATTGAGCGGGGCTTCCAGCCCTGGGCCGACGGCTCGGTGCTGATCAGGATGGGCCACACCCATGTCAACTGCGCGGTGACCGTGGAGGAGTCGGTGCCGCCGTTCCTGAAAGACTCGGGCCAGGGCTGGATCACCGCCGAGTACGGGATGCTGCCCTGCGCCACCCACAGCCGCACCAGCCGCGAGGCGGTCCGGGGCCGCTCCGGCCGTACCTTTGAGGTGCAGCGGTTGATCGGCCGCTCACTGCGGATGATGGTCGACCTGGGCACGCTCGGTCCGCGGACCCTGCGGGTGGACTGCGACGTGCTCCGGGCCGACGGCGGCACCCGCACCGCGGCGATCACCGGCAGTGCGCTGGCGATCCATGATGCCCTTATTGGTCTTAAGGCCAGGGGGCTGCTCGCCGAGATGCCGGAGATCACCCCGGTCGCGGCGGTCAGCGCCGGGATGGTAGACGCCCAGCCGCTGCTTGATCTGGACTACAGCGAGGACTCCCGGGCCGAGGCGGATGCCAACTTCGTCATGACCAGGGGCGGCCGGTTGATCGAGGTGCAGTGTACCGCCGAGGGGCAGCCCTTGAGCCGGGCCCAATTCGACCAGCTCTTTGTGCTGGCCGAACAGGGCATTGCCCGACTATTTTCCCTGTGGCGGAACCAGGATAAAAGATGA
- the yajC gene encoding preprotein translocase subunit YajC, protein MLAIAFAANGGAPAAGSGGGIMSFLPLILIFVIFYFLLIRPQQKKAKDQQIFLANLKKGDEVVTTGGLYGTITGLTDRVVTLEIADKLRVKVSRQHILGTADSMSSAPAAPAKGSG, encoded by the coding sequence ATGTTAGCCATCGCTTTTGCCGCCAACGGCGGCGCACCCGCAGCCGGATCCGGGGGGGGGATCATGTCCTTTCTCCCCCTGATCCTGATCTTTGTCATCTTCTACTTCCTGCTCATCCGGCCCCAGCAGAAAAAGGCCAAGGATCAGCAGATATTCCTGGCCAACCTGAAAAAGGGGGATGAGGTGGTGACCACTGGCGGCCTGTACGGGACCATCACCGGGCTCACCGACCGGGTGGTCACCCTGGAGATCGCCGACAAGCTCCGGGTCAAGGTCTCCCGCCAGCATATCCTCGGCACTGCGGACTCGATGAGCAGCGCGCCGGCAGCGCCGGCCAAGGGCAGCGGCTGA
- the guaA gene encoding glutamine-hydrolyzing GMP synthase: MDIHREKILILDFGSQYTQLIARRVREAGVYCELHPWDMEPEAIQAFAPMGIILSGGPQSVHEAETPRAADLVFELKVPVLGICYGMQTMAAQLGGEVESASRREYGYAQVRARGHSLLLKDIEDHASPEGYGLLDVWMSHGDRVNKLPEGFHAICETDNAPLAGIADKTRRFYGLQFHPEVTHTRQGQRIINRFLHEICGCGSLWTPANIIDNAIAQVRQQVGNDQVLLGLSGGVDSSVVAALLHRAIGNQLTCVFVDNGLLRLNEGDQVMNTFSRHMGVKVIRVDAEQRFLDRLKGEADPEKKRKIIGNCFIEVFDEQAGRLTNVKWLAQGTIYPDVIESAGAKTGKAKVIKSHHNVAGLPEHMKLGLVEPLRELFKDEVRKIGVELGLPAEMVSRHPFPGPGLGVRILGQVHKEYADTLRLADHIFIEELHKNKLYDKVSQAFAVFLPVKSVGVVGDNRQYAHVIALRAVETVDFMTARWAHLPYEFLDQVCRRIANEVRGVSRVVYDITGKPPGTIEWE, from the coding sequence CATGGAGCCGGAGGCGATCCAGGCCTTCGCTCCCATGGGCATCATCCTGTCGGGCGGTCCCCAGTCGGTACACGAGGCAGAGACCCCCCGGGCCGCTGACCTGGTCTTTGAACTCAAGGTGCCGGTACTCGGCATCTGCTACGGCATGCAGACCATGGCCGCCCAACTGGGCGGCGAGGTGGAGTCGGCCAGCCGGCGCGAATACGGCTATGCCCAGGTGCGGGCCCGGGGCCACTCGTTGCTGCTCAAGGATATCGAGGACCACGCCAGCCCCGAGGGCTACGGCCTGCTCGACGTGTGGATGAGCCACGGCGACCGGGTCAACAAACTGCCCGAGGGCTTCCACGCCATCTGCGAGACCGACAACGCGCCCCTGGCCGGGATTGCCGACAAGACCCGCAGGTTCTACGGCCTGCAGTTTCATCCCGAGGTGACCCATACCCGCCAGGGCCAGCGGATCATCAACCGTTTCCTCCATGAGATCTGCGGCTGCGGCAGCCTCTGGACCCCGGCCAACATCATTGACAACGCCATTGCCCAGGTCCGGCAACAGGTGGGCAACGACCAGGTGCTGCTCGGCCTGTCCGGCGGGGTCGACTCCTCGGTGGTGGCGGCCCTGCTGCACCGGGCCATCGGCAATCAGCTCACCTGCGTATTTGTCGACAACGGCCTGTTGCGCTTGAATGAGGGCGATCAGGTGATGAACACTTTCAGCCGCCACATGGGGGTCAAGGTGATCCGGGTCGACGCGGAACAGCGCTTCCTGGACCGGCTTAAGGGCGAGGCTGATCCGGAGAAAAAAAGAAAGATCATCGGCAACTGTTTTATCGAGGTCTTTGATGAGCAGGCCGGCAGACTCACCAATGTCAAGTGGCTGGCCCAGGGCACCATCTACCCGGACGTGATCGAATCGGCCGGGGCCAAGACCGGTAAGGCCAAGGTGATCAAGAGCCACCATAATGTCGCCGGCCTGCCCGAGCACATGAAACTGGGCCTGGTGGAGCCGTTGCGCGAGCTGTTCAAGGACGAGGTGCGCAAGATCGGGGTGGAACTGGGATTGCCCGCGGAGATGGTCTCCCGCCATCCCTTCCCCGGCCCGGGCCTTGGGGTGCGGATCCTGGGCCAGGTCCACAAGGAGTATGCCGACACCCTGCGGCTGGCTGATCACATCTTTATCGAGGAGCTGCATAAAAACAAGCTCTACGACAAGGTCTCCCAGGCCTTTGCCGTGTTTCTGCCGGTCAAGTCGGTGGGCGTGGTCGGCGACAACCGCCAGTACGCCCATGTCATTGCCCTGCGGGCCGTGGAAACAGTGGACTTCATGACCGCCCGCTGGGCCCACCTGCCTTACGAGTTCCTTGATCAGGTCTGCCGGCGGATCGCCAACGAGGTGCGCGGCGTCTCCCGGGTGGTGTACGATATCACCGGGAAGCCCCCCGGCACCATTGAATGGGAGTAA